In one window of Helianthus annuus cultivar XRQ/B chromosome 17, HanXRQr2.0-SUNRISE, whole genome shotgun sequence DNA:
- the LOC110924649 gene encoding cyclin-dependent kinase B1-1-like encodes MVWSVKVVETRSTLQDQSIQPEITWWLWVEDGGDDTDLPFGGQIYRLKLKVLAVAQIQSFLYQLLKGVAHCHGHGVLHRDLKPQNLLVDKEKGILKIADLGLGRAFTVPLKSYTHEIVTLWYRAPEVLLGPAHYSTGVDMRSVGCIFDLWKLYEFGGTFIAV; translated from the exons ATGGTGTGGTCTGTAAAAGTGGTCGAGACAAGATCTACGCTTCAAGATCAGTCGATTCAACCCGAG ATTACCTGGTGGTTGTGGGTGGAAGATGGTGGCGATGACACAGATCTACCGTTTGGTGGCCAGATCTACCGTTTGAAGTTGAAGGTACTGGCTGTG GCACAGATCCAGAGTTTTCTGTACCAGTTGTTGAAAGGTGTGGCTCATTGTCATGGCCATGGTGTGCTTCACCGAGATCTAAAGCCGCAGAACTTGTTGGTTGATAAGGAAAAGGGGATTTTGAAGATTGCGGATCTTGGGTTGGGTCGGGCGTTTACAGTTCCGCTTAAAAGCTATACTCATGAG ATTGTTACGCTTTGGTATAGGGCTCCGGAGGTTCTATTGGGACCGGCTCATTACTCGACTGGAGTTGATATGCGGTCTGTCGGTTGTATTTTCG ATTTGTGGAAATTGTATGAGTTTGGAGGGACATTTATTgctgtttga